The genomic segment ATAATAAGTTCAGGGCTGTACTCTCCAAGATGACGGCGGCAGATTTTTGCCAATGTATCGCCTTTTTGAATTGTTATTATCTTTTTACATTTTGAAATATCTTTTTCAATGGCAATACCTTTAGATGCAGTACATAAAAACAATAAAATAATAAATGTAAATAAACAGCGAGTGTAATTATTCATTATAAACCCAAATAAAGTAGAAGATACCATAATCATAAAAGAATTAGAGATCAATTGCAATAAATCACTATGAAAACTGCTAAATAAAAATATTGTTAAACAATTAAATCAAAGGTTCTTTTTTGTCAAAATAATTCTTATTGTCATGTTATTTTAATCTATATTATTGAGATATTAAAAAAGTTTAAAAAAATGATTTGAGCAATTTAAAGATATAGAGTATCAACACTTTTGAATATAAAAAATGAGTTGAGTTTATCAGGAGGGAAAATATGCTTGTAATCAAATCTATTTATTTTATTTCTTTATTCTTTTTCAGTTTTGTCTGTGCTGGGGTTCTTATCCGGTTTATCATGTTGATATTATCTGTTATCTGGATCAGCCGTGAAAAAAAAATGATCAAATCAGTTGTAAATCATTATCCCAAAGTATCATTATTGATACCTGCCTATAATGAAGAAGATACAATCATAGAAAGCGTAACCCATGCTGTTAATGCAGACTATCCTGATCTTGAAATTATTGTTGTTAATGACGGTTCAAAGGACAAGACACTTTCTTTAATAATAGACGCATTTGACCTTATAGAACATAAAGAAAAACAAATTACTGAAACAATTCCTACCCAGCAGATAATACAAATATTTAAAAGTGAAACTGTTAATAATCTTGTTGTCATTAATAAAGAAAACGGCGGTAAAGCAGATGCTTTAAACTGCGCTATTAATGCAAGCAGTGCCCAATATGTTCTTGCCCTTGATGCAGATACGCATTTGACAAAAAATACAATCAGATACCTGATAAGACCCATATTGCAGGATAAGGAAATTGTTGTTACAAGCGGAAGTGTCAGAATTATATCTGAAAAAAACTCCATCTTAAGCAACCTGCAAAAAGCTGAATTTGTAAACAGTATTTCTTTATTTAGAACCGGATGGAATTATATTAATGCAAACCTGATTGTTTCCGGTGCCCTGGGGCTTTTTAATAAAAAGGTTTTGTTTGATGTCAATGGCTATCATAACCTTGCTATTGGCGAAGACATGGAATTGATTGTAAGAATACACAGAAGGCTGCTGGAAAATCATGAACCGTATAAAATTTTACAATTTGCGCTTCCCACATGCTTTACCCAGGCAGTTCCAAGTATCAAAGAAATGATAAATCAGCGTAAACGCTGGCAAAAAGGGCTTCTTTCCTCACTTCGACTGAACACAAAACTTTTTTTCAATCCCAGCTATAAAGCTATTGGCTTGATTGCTCTGCCTTTTTATATCCTTTTTGAAGCTCTGTCCCCTTTTATTGAGGTACTTGGCCTGTTTTTTTATATATTTTTAATAATATACAAAAGCACCGGTTCAATAATGCCAGCAGATAATTTTGCAATGGCATCACCTTTTATAATATGGTTTGCAGGACTTGTATTTGCTGTTTTTAATGACTGGCTTTCCATAACCATTGACAAGATGTTATTAAGAGGAATGTCATGGAAAGAATATTTTCAGCTTCTTTTATCTGCCTGCACCAGCCCGTTTTTCTATCATTTTTTACAGGTTTACTGCAAAATCAAAGGAACTGTGGAGTATGTTTCAACTATTCAGACTTCAACAAAATGGGATACAAAACGGTGAGTAAAAGGTTCACTTAATTTGACGCTCATGCCCTATGGGACTTGCAATAAAGGAGAATGACGCTTTTATGGAAAGAGAATTTAATGACACAGGGCTGTGTGTCCCGGGAAGACACTATATGGCGGATATTTCCGGCAAGATTGAAAAAATCATCAAGCTGATTGAAAAAGGAAAATATTTCACCATTAACCGCCCCAGGCAGTTCGGCAAAACCACTATACTGGCAATTTTGGATAAACAGCTTAATGAAAAAGATGATTATGCTGCCATAGAAATTACCTTTGAGGAAATAGACCTGGATATATTTCAAAATCATGAATCATATATACATGAATTATTAATGATGATGCTTGCCAGGCTTGAATTTCTCAATCTTGAAAAACCAGCCGGATTTATTAAAGAAAACCTTGAAAAGATAACCACTTTCCCTGGTTTATCACGATTTATCACCCAATTAATCCAGAACACGATGCCGAATAAAAAGGTTGTTTTAATGATTGATGAGGTAGATAAAAACAGCGATAATCAATTATTTTTAACCTTACTTGCAATGCTTAGAAACAAGTATTTACAGCAAAATAAAGGAAATGATCACACCTTCCACTCGGTCATTCTTGCCGGAGTCCATGACATAAAAACCCTAAAGGCAAAAATCCGCTCTGATGATCAGAGAAAATACAACAGTCCCTGGAACATAGCTTCTGATTTTAAAGTGGATTTAAGCTTTTCCCCCACTGAAATAGAAACAATGCTGCAAGATTATGCCAGGGAAAAAAATATAAACCTGGAGATTCCTGCCATTGCGCAAAAACTGTATTACTACACCTCGGGCTATCCCTGGCTTGTAAGTAAAATGTGCAAATTTATTGACGAGGATATTGTGCCGCAAAGGGAGGATAAGAACTGGTCAATTAATGATATTGAAGCAGCATTCAGGATGATTACAAATGAGGCATATACTTCAACCCTTTTTGACAGCCTTGCAAAAAACATGGAGAATAATAAAAAACTTTATGACTTGATTTCCATGATTGTTATTAACGGGGCAGGTTTTTCTTTTACAATAACAAACCCTGTTATTAACCTGGGGCATCTGTATGGTATCTTAGTTCCAGGTAAACATGGACGCTGCCAGATTCACAACCGGATTTTTGAGCAAAGAATTTATGCACATATCATGTCTGAAATCATTCAGACAAGATACATGAAATTCAATGGTTTTCTTATTCCTGAATTTTATACAGGCACCAGACTGAATTTAAAGCTTGTTTTACAGCGCTTCCAAACCTTTATGAAAGAGAATTATTCAAACAGGGATGCGGGCTTTCTTGAACGTGAAGGGCGGCTGCTGTTTCTTGCCTATCTCAGACCCATTATAAACGGCAGGGGATTTGATTTCAAAGAGCCTGTTGTATCTGACGAGAAGCGCATGGATATTGTAATAACATACCAGGATCAGCGTCATGTTATTGAACTGAAAATCTGGCACGGTCAGAAATATCATGAACAGGGACTGAAACAATTAAGCGATTATCTTGACACTTATTCCCTGAAAAAAGGGTATCTGCTGGTCTATGATTTTAATAAGAACAAGGAATACAGGCAGGAAAATATTTTGTTTGAAGATAAGGAAATATTTGCAGTCTGGGTATGACCAGTATGACCGGCAATAAGAGAGGATAACGCTTTTATGGAAAGAGAATTTAATGACACAGGGCTGTGTGTCCCGGGAAGACACTATATGGCGGATATTTCCGGCAAGATTGAAAAAATCATCAAGCTGATTGAAAAAGGAAAATATTTCACCATTAACCGCCCCAGGCAGTTCGGCAAAACCACTATACTGGCAATTTTGGATAAACAGCTTAATGAAAAAGATGATTATGCTGCCATAGAAATTACCTTTGAGGAAATAGACCTGGATATATTTCAAAATCATGAATCATATATACATGAATTATTAATGATGATGCTTGCCAGGCTTGAATTTCTCAATCTTGAAAAACCAGCCGGATTTATTAAAGAAAACCTTGAAAAGATAACCACTTTCCCTGGTTTATCACGATTTATCACCCAATTAATCCAGAACACGATGCCGAATAAAAAGGTTGTTTTAATGATTGATGAGGTAGATAAAAACAGCGATAATCAATTATTTTTAACCTTACTTGCAATGCTTAGAAACAAGTATTTACAGCAAAATAAAGGAAATGATCACACCTTCCACTCGGTCATTCTTGCCGGAGTCCATGACATAAAAACCCTAAAGGCAAAAATCCGCTCTGATGATCAGAGAAAATACAACAGTCCCTGGAACATAGCTTCTGATTTTAACGTGGATTTAAGCTTTTCCCCCACTGAAATAGAAACAATGCTGCAAGATTATGTCAGGGAAAAAAATATAAACCTGGAGATTCCTGTCATTGCGCAGAAACTGTATTACTACACTTCGGGCTATCCCTGGCTTGTAAGTAAAATGTGCAAATTTATTGACGAGGATATTGTACCGCAAAGGGAGGATAAGAACTGGTCAATTAATGATATTGAAGCAGGTTTTAAGATGATTGCAGACAAGGCATATTCTTCAACCCTGTTTGACAGCCTGGTCAAGAACCTGGAAAACAATGAGGAACTCTATGACCTGATTTTCCAGATTATAATCAACGGCAGATCCCTGGATTTCAGCATAGACGACCCTGTAATCAACCTGGGGCATTTGTACGGCATACTTGTAAACTCAGAAAGGGGCAGGTGCAGGATTCATAACCGTATTTTTGAACAGCGGATTTATGCCTATATGATATCCAAACTTCTGAGAACAAAATTCGCAGATATAAACGGATTCAGCAGTCCTGAATTTTATACAGGCACCAGACTGAATTTAAAGCTTGTTTTACAGCGCTTCCAAACCTTTATGAAAGAGAATTATTCAAACAGGGATGCGGGCTTTCTTGAACGTGAAGGGCGGCTGCTGTTTCTTGCCTATCTCAGACCCATTATAAACGGCAGAGGATTTGATTTCAAAGAGCCTGTTGTATCTGACGAGAAGCGCATGGATATTGTAATAACATACCAGGACGAGCGCCATGTTATTGAACTGAAAATCTGGCACGGTCAGAAATATCATGAACAGGGGCTGAAACAATTAAGCGATTATCTTGACACTTATTCCCTGAAAAAAGGGTATCTGCTGGTCTATGATTTTAATAAGAACAAGGAATACAGGCAGGAAAATATTTTGTTTGAAGATAAGGAAATATTTGCAGTCTGGGTATAAAAATGCTGGAATATAAACGTCAGGTATTGATGCCCCACGGGAACATCTGAATAATAGACCGGCAATTTATTGCCGGTCTATCTATCTTGCAAAATCTACAAAATTCTCTTATCCCGTATCAATGTATATCGCAGGGACATGTTTCCATCTTTATCTGCTGGTTTTGCATCAACAATCAGTCTCCATGAGGATTCTTTTTCCAAAAGGGTTCCGGCTTCCATGACCTTCAGCAGGACATGTGAATCTTCATCCTGTTTTACCTTTATATCTTCACTTTCCTCAAAGGATAAGGCATCATTTTCATTTTTCCCGTGTTCAAGCCCTATAAGGGCACTTCCATCACCATAATAAAGCAGAGCCTTGTTTATGGCTGCGGAAAGCCTGGGGGTTAAAGCAGAGATTTCTTTATCAATAGTATTAACAAGTTCAAAGGGGGACATTATTTCTCCTTAGTTTTTAATTAAAATTTTTTACCATTTAGGTTTTTTACCGCCGTCATAGGCTTTTGCAAGCTTTTTTTCCTTTAACATTTTAGCCAGATCAGTACGGTCGCAAAATACAGTTGCCAGTATTCTTCCGTATTTATCGTTCATGCTCACATTATATAAATGCACTGTCCTGGCTTTTTCAATCTGCTGTTCAACAAGTGCTTTGGCCTTTTCAGCCTTTTTTTTGAGTGCCGGACTTTTGGCATTCATCTCAGGGGCATCAATGCCTCGAACACGAATGCCAACCGGTTTTTTATCAATAGGTTTATGGCCTTTAACATGGGCAAAGATTGTGTCTCCGTCATAAACCCTGTCAACCTTTGCTGTTGTATGCCATATACATTTTGGATCAGGTTCAGGAAGAGGGTCGTTTTTTCTGAACACAAAGTATATTATAAAAAAAATAATAATTAATCCAGCCCCTATGGCTGCATAGTTTGATAATATTTTACTCATAAATTTTCTCCATATCTAAATTCTATTTTCCCATGTTGCTTCAAGGGCTTTAATAATGTCAGATAAAAAAGCGTTGCAGGGAGTATCAATGCCAAGTTCCCTGCCTTTTTTAACAATTGCCTGATTTATAACATCTATTTCAGTACGCGCACCTCTGAGTATATCCTGAAGCATACTTGCTTTGTTGGCAAAGGTTTTTTTGCAGACTTCTTTAACCTGCTCAAAAGGTTTGTCATAAGGCAGTTCAATATTGAGCGCATTGGCTATATTGACAGCCTCGTTTACAGCCTGTTCCATGATTTTTTCACTTTCAGGGGTCAGCAGTGTTCCGTTGGGAACCCTGATTATGGCTGCAAGAGCATTAATACCAGCATTGATTATAAGCTTGCCCCAGATAAGTGTATCCAGGTTTTGGGAGATTATTGTCTCAATTCCTGCAGCCTGGAAAATATCTTTTATATGATTGATAGAAGGGGTATTTGATGAGGCAGGGGCTATATAGGTGGGACCCTTTCCTGCATGGCGTACATGTCCCGGCCCTGCGAGTGTGCCGCCGTGTGAGGTTACTCCGGCTATTGTTCTTTGTTTTCCTGCAATATCTGCTATCAACTCCATATTGCCCAGCCCGTTTTGAAGGGTAAGTATCAGTCCTTTTTCAGATAAAAGGGGCAGTGCAGTTTTTGCAGCCTGGGCTGTCATATAGGATTTTGTAAAAATAATGGCAAGGTCAATGCCTTGTTTTACCTGAAAAGGATCGGAAGCTGCAAAAATGCGGAATTTGGCAGAGGTTTTATCTTCCTGTTCCACAATTAAGCCTTTCTCATTTATGGCATTTACATGATCTTCATATGGATCAATAAGATAAACATCTGAAACCATAGAGAGCATGGAACCAAAAAGAGATCCCATTGCCCCGGCACCAACTATTGCAATACGCATAATTTTTCCTTTCTATTTTCCAGAATGAACTTGAATAAGGGTTTGAATGGTTTGAGTATAAATCATCTGGGGGTTTTTAACAAATATGGAAAAAATCTCTAAGAGCCGGTCTTTGTGGGACTGCTCCAAATCAAGCCAGTTTTCATAAGCTTCTGTTATTTCTTTTAAAGCCTGCTCAGAATAATTTTTATGTATTACTGTAAATGCAGCATGGGGCCGCCCTCTTAAATCCCATGAATTAAGTTTTAGTTCAAAATCAGGATGTTTGGCATTTATACTGGCCGTAATCTGATTCATGAGAATAACATCAACAGGGGTTATAGTTTCCTGGAAAAAGTATTCCAATACAGGAAGCTGTTCATACAGGGCTTCAAATTCCCCAGGTTTAAAATCCCTGTGTTTTGGGGTGCGTTCCCTGCCTTCAATATCCCAGAAAACATAATCACATATCATGCTGTCAATTTTCCAGTTATCACGGGCAGTACCGTAGAGTTTTGCTCCGGTTATATTTGCTGCTGTCATATTTGCAAGTGTCAATTTTGATTCAATCAGATTGGCACGGCTCAGGTTGGCACGGCTCAGGTTGGCACGGCTCAAATCTGCAAGGCTTAAATTCGCCCTTATAAATGAGGATCTGCTAAGGTTGGCATGGCTTAAGTTAGCCCTGAAAAGATTTGCCTGTTCAAGGTTTGCTCCAAAAAGATTTGCTTTTTCAAGATTTGCCTCAAAAAGATTTGCTTTTTCAAGGCTTGCCTGACCCAGCACTGCACCTGTCAATCTTGCTCCATGCAGGGTTGCAGAGTCAAGAACTGCACCGTGAAGATTTGCTCCGTCAAGCATGGCACCGTGAAGGTTTGCCCTGGTCAGGTTTGCCCCGTGAAGATTGGCTCCTTCAAGAACTGCACCTATCATAGTTGCCCGGTCAAGGTTTGCACCAAAAAGATTTGCACCAAAAAGATTTGTTTTGCCAAAATTTGCTTTGCATAAGTTTGCCCCATTAAGGTTTATGCCTTCCAGGTCAGGCTTTATTTCAGGATTTTCCTCTCTCCACTTATTCCATACATCAAGCCCCTGCAAAATTTTTGTATGTGCAGTTAATTCTGTTTCTTTCTTAAAAAGTTTTTTAATGCTTTTAAACATCAATCCTCCATTCAGGCAAAGATAGACCTGCAGTCAAAAAGTGTCAAAACAAACAAAAGCCTAATACCATAAAATTATAGATTGTAAAAGCAGGCAATATTATATTGACTCATTTTCTTTTTTAATATATCCACAGTATCAATTGCGGGCATGAAGCCTGCGCCTTGTTTTTATATAAAAAAATTAATATTAAATTCATAAACCACGAAGGTTATTTAGTATCATGAAGATACTGCTGTCTCGTGGTTTTTTTATTGGAGGATTTTATGAGAAAATTATCTTTAATTTCTTTGTTGTCAGCGGCTTGGATATTTTTAACAACACCTGCTTTTGCTCATTTTGGAATGCTTATACCTTCGGATTCTATGGTTATGCAGGGAGAAAATAAAAATATCACAATAAATGCATCTTTTTCCCATCCTTTTGAAATGATTGGCATGGAACTTGTTAAACCAAAGATATTTGGTGTTATTGCAAACAGCACTAAAGAAGATTTACTTGGTTCGTTAAAACAGGTTAAGGTAATGGAATATCCGTCCTGGTCAGCAGATTACGGGATAAAAAGACCTGGTGTGTATATGTTTTATATGGAACCCCAGCCCTACTGGGAACCTGCTGAAGATTTATTTATTATTCATTATACTAAAACTGTGGTAACAGCATTTGGTGATGATGAAGGATGGGATAGTGAGATTGGCCTGAAAACTGAGATTGTTCCCCTGTCAAAACCTTATGGGCTTTATGCTGGAAATGTATTTCAGGGGATTGTCAAACTGGATGGCAAACCTGTTTCTTATACTGAAGTGGAAGTTGAATATTATAATAAGGATAAAAAATATGAAGCGCCCACAAATTATATGGTAACCCAGACTGTTAAGGCAGATCAAAACGGTGTTTTTACCTATTCAGCCCCAATATCAGGCTGGTGGGGATTTTCTGCACTCACTACCGCAGATTTTAAAATTAAACATGAAGGACAAGACAAGGATGTTGAAATCGGGGCTGTTATCTGGGTCATGTTTGAGGATTTACAAACCAAATAATACCACACAAGGGATTAATTTATGCATATTTCCGAAGGTGTTTTATCAGGGCAGGTTTTGGCTGCGGGAGCTGTTTTAGCGTTTGCAGGGACTGCAATAGGTTTAAAAAAACTTGATTACGACCGTATCCCCCAGGCAGCCATTCTTTCTGCTGCTTTTTTTACAGCCTCACTTATTCATGTTCCTGTCGGCCCTTCCAGTGTTCACCTTATACTTAACGGTATTGTCGGGCTTCTTCTGGGCTGGGGTGCTTTTCCTGCCATTATGATTGCCCTTGTCCTCCAGGGAGTACTTTTTCAATTTGGAGGAATTACCACTTTGGGAG from the Desulfonema limicola genome contains:
- a CDS encoding AAA family ATPase, translated to MEREFNDTGLCVPGRHYMADISGKIEKIIKLIEKGKYFTINRPRQFGKTTILAILDKQLNEKDDYAAIEITFEEIDLDIFQNHESYIHELLMMMLARLEFLNLEKPAGFIKENLEKITTFPGLSRFITQLIQNTMPNKKVVLMIDEVDKNSDNQLFLTLLAMLRNKYLQQNKGNDHTFHSVILAGVHDIKTLKAKIRSDDQRKYNSPWNIASDFNVDLSFSPTEIETMLQDYVREKNINLEIPVIAQKLYYYTSGYPWLVSKMCKFIDEDIVPQREDKNWSINDIEAGFKMIADKAYSSTLFDSLVKNLENNEELYDLIFQIIINGRSLDFSIDDPVINLGHLYGILVNSERGRCRIHNRIFEQRIYAYMISKLLRTKFADINGFSSPEFYTGTRLNLKLVLQRFQTFMKENYSNRDAGFLEREGRLLFLAYLRPIINGRGFDFKEPVVSDEKRMDIVITYQDERHVIELKIWHGQKYHEQGLKQLSDYLDTYSLKKGYLLVYDFNKNKEYRQENILFEDKEIFAVWV
- a CDS encoding thermonuclease family protein, with the protein product MSKILSNYAAIGAGLIIIFFIIYFVFRKNDPLPEPDPKCIWHTTAKVDRVYDGDTIFAHVKGHKPIDKKPVGIRVRGIDAPEMNAKSPALKKKAEKAKALVEQQIEKARTVHLYNVSMNDKYGRILATVFCDRTDLAKMLKEKKLAKAYDGGKKPKW
- a CDS encoding ketopantoate reductase family protein; translation: MRIAIVGAGAMGSLFGSMLSMVSDVYLIDPYEDHVNAINEKGLIVEQEDKTSAKFRIFAASDPFQVKQGIDLAIIFTKSYMTAQAAKTALPLLSEKGLILTLQNGLGNMELIADIAGKQRTIAGVTSHGGTLAGPGHVRHAGKGPTYIAPASSNTPSINHIKDIFQAAGIETIISQNLDTLIWGKLIINAGINALAAIIRVPNGTLLTPESEKIMEQAVNEAVNIANALNIELPYDKPFEQVKEVCKKTFANKASMLQDILRGARTEIDVINQAIVKKGRELGIDTPCNAFLSDIIKALEATWENRI
- a CDS encoding DUF4198 domain-containing protein, with translation MRKLSLISLLSAAWIFLTTPAFAHFGMLIPSDSMVMQGENKNITINASFSHPFEMIGMELVKPKIFGVIANSTKEDLLGSLKQVKVMEYPSWSADYGIKRPGVYMFYMEPQPYWEPAEDLFIIHYTKTVVTAFGDDEGWDSEIGLKTEIVPLSKPYGLYAGNVFQGIVKLDGKPVSYTEVEVEYYNKDKKYEAPTNYMVTQTVKADQNGVFTYSAPISGWWGFSALTTADFKIKHEGQDKDVEIGAVIWVMFEDLQTK
- a CDS encoding pentapeptide repeat-containing protein, producing the protein MFKSIKKLFKKETELTAHTKILQGLDVWNKWREENPEIKPDLEGINLNGANLCKANFGKTNLFGANLFGANLDRATMIGAVLEGANLHGANLTRANLHGAMLDGANLHGAVLDSATLHGARLTGAVLGQASLEKANLFEANLEKANLFGANLEQANLFRANLSHANLSRSSFIRANLSLADLSRANLSRANLSRANLIESKLTLANMTAANITGAKLYGTARDNWKIDSMICDYVFWDIEGRERTPKHRDFKPGEFEALYEQLPVLEYFFQETITPVDVILMNQITASINAKHPDFELKLNSWDLRGRPHAAFTVIHKNYSEQALKEITEAYENWLDLEQSHKDRLLEIFSIFVKNPQMIYTQTIQTLIQVHSGK
- a CDS encoding glycosyltransferase family 2 protein; this translates as MLVIKSIYFISLFFFSFVCAGVLIRFIMLILSVIWISREKKMIKSVVNHYPKVSLLIPAYNEEDTIIESVTHAVNADYPDLEIIVVNDGSKDKTLSLIIDAFDLIEHKEKQITETIPTQQIIQIFKSETVNNLVVINKENGGKADALNCAINASSAQYVLALDADTHLTKNTIRYLIRPILQDKEIVVTSGSVRIISEKNSILSNLQKAEFVNSISLFRTGWNYINANLIVSGALGLFNKKVLFDVNGYHNLAIGEDMELIVRIHRRLLENHEPYKILQFALPTCFTQAVPSIKEMINQRKRWQKGLLSSLRLNTKLFFNPSYKAIGLIALPFYILFEALSPFIEVLGLFFYIFLIIYKSTGSIMPADNFAMASPFIIWFAGLVFAVFNDWLSITIDKMLLRGMSWKEYFQLLLSACTSPFFYHFLQVYCKIKGTVEYVSTIQTSTKWDTKR
- a CDS encoding AAA family ATPase gives rise to the protein MEREFNDTGLCVPGRHYMADISGKIEKIIKLIEKGKYFTINRPRQFGKTTILAILDKQLNEKDDYAAIEITFEEIDLDIFQNHESYIHELLMMMLARLEFLNLEKPAGFIKENLEKITTFPGLSRFITQLIQNTMPNKKVVLMIDEVDKNSDNQLFLTLLAMLRNKYLQQNKGNDHTFHSVILAGVHDIKTLKAKIRSDDQRKYNSPWNIASDFKVDLSFSPTEIETMLQDYAREKNINLEIPAIAQKLYYYTSGYPWLVSKMCKFIDEDIVPQREDKNWSINDIEAAFRMITNEAYTSTLFDSLAKNMENNKKLYDLISMIVINGAGFSFTITNPVINLGHLYGILVPGKHGRCQIHNRIFEQRIYAHIMSEIIQTRYMKFNGFLIPEFYTGTRLNLKLVLQRFQTFMKENYSNRDAGFLEREGRLLFLAYLRPIINGRGFDFKEPVVSDEKRMDIVITYQDQRHVIELKIWHGQKYHEQGLKQLSDYLDTYSLKKGYLLVYDFNKNKEYRQENILFEDKEIFAVWV